Proteins from a single region of Verrucomicrobiota bacterium:
- a CDS encoding DUF2851 family protein, whose amino-acid sequence MSALPAQFYAGWRQAQRAAALREAGSGAPPERLLQAVWAHQRLLRARLVTTDGRAVRVLHPGFWNRGAGPDFQRAMIQLGADSPRAGDVEIDLEPSGWRSHSHESNPAYSNVLLHVVWRGTGRGTPPTLELERVLDSTQDELAQWLGAEGSRATPSAVAGQCSAPLRDLDEPARLALFRQAAQVRLQSKAAALHARARESGWEPALLAGLMSTLGYRHNVWPMLHLAEMAPLLRGAGSRVDVELLQARLLGAAGLLPPELPRKLPVASEYLRRLWDAWWRERDALAGVTLPRAAWRFAGLRPANRPERRLALAAHWLVERDFAGRVRAWSSAPHADRALVPTLLAILEGGRDDFWSRHATLNSGPARKRPRPADAPGPALHAGPLAAPQPLLGAPRLTDLAVNVVLPWLWARAVAERDEPARAEAERRFHAWPAAEDNSVLKLARQRLLGGASASGFRTASTQQGLMQIVRDFCDQTDALCTGCRFPELVRALRPAVAGRDLF is encoded by the coding sequence ATGAGCGCATTGCCCGCCCAGTTCTATGCCGGCTGGCGGCAGGCGCAACGCGCCGCCGCGCTTCGCGAGGCCGGCTCCGGCGCGCCGCCCGAGCGACTGCTGCAAGCGGTGTGGGCGCACCAGCGCTTGCTCCGAGCGCGGCTCGTGACGACCGATGGCCGGGCCGTGCGCGTCCTGCATCCGGGATTTTGGAACCGCGGCGCCGGGCCGGATTTTCAACGCGCCATGATCCAACTCGGCGCGGACTCACCGCGCGCGGGCGATGTGGAGATTGACCTCGAGCCCTCCGGCTGGAGAAGCCATTCGCACGAATCCAATCCGGCCTACTCAAATGTCCTGTTGCATGTCGTGTGGCGCGGCACGGGGCGCGGGACGCCGCCGACGCTCGAACTCGAGCGCGTGCTCGACTCGACGCAGGATGAACTCGCGCAATGGCTCGGCGCCGAGGGCAGCCGCGCGACTCCCTCGGCCGTCGCAGGACAGTGCAGCGCGCCGTTGCGAGACCTCGACGAACCGGCCCGCCTCGCGTTGTTCCGCCAGGCGGCGCAAGTGCGCCTTCAATCGAAGGCCGCCGCGCTCCACGCCCGCGCCCGCGAGTCGGGCTGGGAACCCGCGCTGCTCGCGGGGCTGATGTCCACGCTCGGCTACAGGCACAACGTCTGGCCCATGCTTCACCTCGCCGAAATGGCCCCGCTCCTTCGCGGCGCGGGTTCGCGCGTGGACGTTGAACTTCTGCAGGCCCGCCTCCTCGGCGCGGCCGGACTTCTCCCCCCGGAACTGCCGCGCAAGCTCCCCGTCGCGAGCGAATACCTGCGCCGGCTTTGGGACGCCTGGTGGCGCGAGCGCGACGCGCTGGCGGGCGTGACGCTGCCGCGCGCGGCGTGGCGCTTCGCCGGGCTTCGCCCCGCGAACAGACCCGAGCGGCGCCTCGCGCTCGCCGCGCACTGGCTCGTGGAACGGGATTTCGCCGGCCGGGTTCGCGCGTGGTCATCGGCTCCGCACGCCGACCGGGCGCTGGTTCCGACGTTGCTCGCCATCCTTGAAGGCGGACGCGATGACTTCTGGTCGCGCCATGCGACGCTGAATTCCGGTCCGGCGCGCAAGCGCCCGCGACCTGCGGATGCGCCCGGGCCTGCGCTTCACGCCGGACCGCTTGCCGCGCCCCAACCATTGCTCGGCGCCCCGCGGCTTACAGACCTTGCCGTGAACGTGGTGCTGCCGTGGCTCTGGGCCCGGGCGGTCGCCGAGCGCGACGAACCCGCGCGCGCCGAGGCCGAACGACGATTCCACGCATGGCCCGCCGCGGAGGACAACTCGGTGTTGAAGCTCGCGCGCCAGCGGTTGCTCGGCGGCGCTTCCGCCTCGGGCTTTCGCACCGCTTCGACGCAGCAGGGCTTGATGCAAATCGTCCGGGACTTCTGCGACCAGACCGACGCGCTCTGCACCGGCTGCCGTTTTCCGGAACTGGTCCGCGCCCTCCGGCCGGCCGTCGCCGGAAGGGATTTGTTTTGA
- a CDS encoding response regulator, with amino-acid sequence MSDATPTCGDASNRRIRTILMVDDDLELAMIYKELLGSQGYTVTVAPNGAEALKIIMKQDLDAIVCDMLMPHMAGDMFYLAVERVKPNLCKRFIFVTAYDSNPRISEFFKKVKAVPLYKPVTHSKMLVTLNILNQRLLDEEKNARA; translated from the coding sequence ATGAGTGACGCAACCCCCACCTGCGGAGACGCATCGAACCGGCGGATTCGCACGATCCTCATGGTGGACGACGATCTGGAGCTGGCGATGATCTACAAGGAGTTGCTCGGCTCGCAGGGTTACACCGTCACCGTCGCGCCGAACGGCGCCGAGGCGCTGAAGATCATCATGAAACAGGATCTCGACGCGATCGTCTGTGACATGCTCATGCCGCACATGGCAGGCGACATGTTCTACCTCGCGGTCGAGCGCGTGAAGCCCAACCTCTGCAAGCGCTTCATCTTCGTCACCGCCTACGATTCCAACCCAAGGATTTCCGAGTTCTTCAAGAAAGTGAAGGCTGTCCCCCTCTACAAGCCGGTCACGCACAGCAAAATGCTCGTCACGCTCAACATCCTCAACCAGCGCCTGCTGGACGAGGAGAAGAATGCGCGGGCCTGA
- a CDS encoding PDZ domain-containing protein: protein MRWTCGCFSKGRFAHWRPRHDRGKAAPGTAECKRSQAPRETERRSQPSVFPSMKGHRTIRQPRRAATRALVATGRALLVAVALAPAQPVPAAQPDIRRDATVAAVEKVMPGVVNIGTKTRRERRGYAIDWFRDNWIPFTQELPPAESAGSGVIIDEDGWILTNAHVVEDADEIWVRLHDGRILQAKLETGTRKSDVALLKLRAPAGEKFPAVKFAGDDDLLLGETVIALGNPFGLGGSVSRGILSSGPRRAPLDDQPLRPADWLQTDASINPGNSGGPLINLRGEILGMNVAVLKAGQGIGFAIPAKRIVAAISELIVPEVTNKRLWFGARFRPGSQPVSVMDVQPESPADKAGLRVGDQLLRIQNHTPRSFFDALLTLTEEGSKGDVTLGIRRGGEPRDVTIRFVKLESHFNSALVQKRLGFGVEELTPARADQLGLNPKAGLIIKDVEAGTAADRAGLKPGMILRGVDNLATSDVVEAAKLVSPRKAGDRVRLDLLIQVQRGNFVQTMTRAIELTVR, encoded by the coding sequence ATGCGCTGGACTTGCGGTTGCTTTTCAAAAGGTCGTTTTGCACACTGGCGCCCACGTCATGACCGTGGGAAGGCTGCGCCAGGCACCGCTGAATGTAAACGCTCCCAAGCGCCGCGGGAAACTGAACGTCGCAGCCAGCCGTCTGTCTTTCCCAGCATGAAGGGACATCGCACAATTCGCCAACCCCGCCGCGCCGCGACCCGTGCCCTCGTCGCAACGGGGCGCGCCCTGCTTGTCGCAGTCGCCCTCGCTCCCGCGCAGCCGGTTCCGGCCGCGCAACCGGACATCCGCCGCGACGCCACCGTCGCCGCCGTGGAGAAAGTGATGCCGGGCGTCGTCAACATCGGCACCAAGACCAGGCGCGAGCGCCGCGGCTACGCGATCGACTGGTTCCGCGACAACTGGATTCCCTTCACGCAGGAACTCCCGCCCGCCGAGAGCGCCGGCTCGGGCGTGATCATCGACGAGGACGGCTGGATTCTCACCAACGCGCATGTGGTCGAGGACGCGGACGAAATCTGGGTGCGCCTCCATGACGGGCGCATTTTGCAGGCGAAGCTCGAGACCGGCACGCGCAAGAGCGACGTCGCGCTGCTCAAGCTCCGCGCGCCCGCCGGCGAGAAGTTCCCCGCGGTGAAGTTTGCCGGCGACGACGACCTGCTGCTTGGCGAGACCGTGATCGCGCTCGGAAACCCGTTCGGGCTCGGCGGCAGCGTGAGCCGCGGCATCCTCAGTTCGGGACCGCGGCGCGCGCCGCTCGACGACCAGCCCTTGCGGCCCGCCGACTGGCTGCAAACCGACGCCTCGATCAACCCCGGCAACAGCGGCGGCCCCCTCATCAACCTGCGCGGTGAAATCCTTGGCATGAACGTCGCCGTGCTCAAAGCCGGACAGGGCATCGGCTTCGCCATCCCCGCCAAGCGAATCGTCGCCGCCATCAGCGAACTCATCGTCCCCGAGGTCACCAACAAGCGGCTCTGGTTCGGCGCGCGATTCCGTCCCGGCTCGCAACCCGTGTCCGTGATGGACGTCCAGCCCGAGAGCCCCGCCGACAAGGCCGGCCTGCGCGTCGGGGACCAGTTGCTCCGCATCCAGAACCACACGCCGCGGAGTTTCTTCGACGCGTTGCTCACGCTGACCGAGGAGGGCTCCAAGGGCGACGTGACGCTCGGCATCCGGCGCGGCGGCGAGCCGCGCGACGTCACCATCCGTTTCGTGAAGCTGGAGTCCCACTTCAACTCCGCGCTCGTGCAGAAGCGCCTCGGCTTCGGCGTCGAGGAACTCACGCCCGCGCGCGCCGACCAGCTCGGGCTCAATCCGAAAGCCGGGCTGATCATCAAGGACGTCGAGGCCGGCACGGCCGCCGACCGCGCGGGACTCAAGCCCGGCATGATCTTGCGCGGCGTGGACAATCTCGCCACGTCCGACGTTGTCGAAGCCGCCAAGCTCGTGAGCCCGCGCAAAGCCGGCGACCGCGTCCGCCTCGACCTGCTCATCCAGGTGCAGCGCGGCAACTTCGTCCAGACGATGACGCGCGCGATCGAGCTTACCGTCCGATGA